Proteins found in one Leguminivora glycinivorella isolate SPB_JAAS2020 chromosome 22, LegGlyc_1.1, whole genome shotgun sequence genomic segment:
- the LOC125237696 gene encoding zinc finger protein 624-like, which produces MCSSCDYKCSAKSRLNRHQMVHTGYKPYKCSQCNYKSADSSALRSHERTHTDDKPFECNHCGYKCKDKSRLRQHQKVHTGEKPEKKSKCSHCDYKCSNISELRRHEVVHTREKRFHCDQCDYKCSLKKYIRSHMILHTEAKPFKCSHCDYRSKHKSYLLVHQRIHTKEPHTRTSHTQPQRFTCSHCDYKCRCSSTLRVHEKMHSGEKPIECNHCDYKCYARSYLKRHQRIHTEEKPFKCSNCDYRCRRKAHLQLHQKIHNKENPYTCSHCDYKCSLSSRLRDHMKIHTDEKPFECNHCDYKCRRKAHLIKHLMTHTKAKPFKCSNCEYRCGLKYNLQLHQRVHTKEKPYSCSHCDYKCSHSSDLRGHVRTHTGEKPFECNHCGYKCSRKSVLIKHLVTHTEAKPFKCSYCDYRCKQKGYLRVHVRMHTKEKPYTCSHCDYKCSDSSSISRHRKRCKVRKAKPNQ; this is translated from the exons ATGTGTAGCTCCTGTGATTACAAATGCAGTGCAAAATCACGCTTAAATAGACATCAGATGGTACACACTGGATATAAACCCTACAAATGTAGTCAATGCAACTACAAGAGCGCAGATAGTTCAGCCTTACGAAGTCATGAAAGAACACATACTGATGATAAGCCATTTGAGTGTAACCACTGCGGTTACAAATGCAAGGATAAATCACGTTTACGACAACACCAGAAGGTACACACTGGAGAAAAGCCTGAAAAAAAAAGCAAATGTAGTCATTGCGACTACAAGTGCAGTAATATTTCAGAATTGCGAAGGCATGAAGTCGTTCACACTCGCGAGAAGCGGTTTCATTGTGACCAGTGTGATTACAAATGCAGTCTGAAGAAATACATACGATCACACATGATACTTCACACTGAAGCGAAGCCATTTAAATGTAGCCATTGTGACTACAGAAGCAAGCATAAAAGCTACTTACTCGTTCACCAAAGAATCCACACTAAAGAGCCACACACACGCACGTCACACACACAGCCGCAGCGGTTCACTTGTAGTCATTGCGACTACAAGTGCAGATGTAGTTCAACCTTGCGAGTGCACGAAAAGATGCATAGTGGCGAGAAGCCTATCGAGTGTAACCATTGTGATTACAAATGCTATGCGAGATCATATTTAAAAAGACATCAGAGAATACACACTGAGGAGAAACCATTTAAATGTAGTAATTGCGACTACAGGTGCAGGCGGAAAGCACACTTACAACTTCACCAAAAAATACACAACAAAGAGAATCCGTACACTTGTAGTCATTGCGACTACAAATGCAGTCTAAGTTCAAGGTTGCGAGACCATATGAAGATACATACTGATGAGAAGCCATTTGAGTGTAAccactgtgactacaaatgCCGTCGGAAAGCACACTTAATAAAACACCTGATGACGCATACTAAGGCGAAGCCATTTAAATGTAGCAATTGCGAGTACAGATGTGGGCTGAAATATAACTTGCAACTTCACCAAAGGGTACACACTAAAGAGAAGCCATACAGCTGTAGTCATTGCGACTACAAGTGCAGTCATAGTTCAGATTTACGAGGGCATGTGAGGACACATACTGGTGAGAAGCCATTTGAGTGTAACCACTGTGGCTACAAATGCAGTCGGAAATCAGTGCTAATAAAACACCTGGTAACGCATACTGAGGCAAAGCCATTTAAATGTAGCTATTGCGACTATAG GTGCAAGCAGAAAGGTTACTTACGAGTTCACGTAAGAATGCACACTAAAGAGAAGCCTTATACTTGTAGTCATTGTGATTACAAATGCAGTGACAGCTCAAGCATATCACGTCACCGGAAGAGGTGTAAAGTCAGAAAGGCGAAGCCTAACCAGTAG